One region of Vitis vinifera cultivar Pinot Noir 40024 chromosome 1, ASM3070453v1 genomic DNA includes:
- the LOC100267636 gene encoding F-box/kelch-repeat protein At1g67480: protein MPGIVAGKKRFTQSNMCLSNSVQQDTLTLSKSNPCLTSQFADDSYGPILPGLPDDVAKYCLALVPRSNFPAMGGVSKKWRSFIRSKEFITVRKLAGMLEEWLYVLTMDAEGKGSHWEVLDCLGHKHQLLPPMPGPVKTGFEVVVLNGKLLVMAGCSVVGRTGSASADVYQYDSCLNSWSKLANMNVARYDFACAEVNGMVYAVGGYGADGDSLSSAEMYDADADKWILIESLRRPRYGCFACGFEGKLYVMGGRSSFTIGNSRFVDVYNPERHTWCEMKNGRVMVTAHAVLGKKLFCMEWKNQRKLAIFNPEDNSWKMVPVPLTGSSSIGFRFGILEGKLLLFSLEEDPGYRTLLYDPDAAPGSEWQTSEIKPSGSCLCSVTIKA, encoded by the exons ATGCCTGGTATTGTGGCTGGAAAAAAGAGATTCACCCAATCAAATATGTGTTTATCCAATTCAGTCCAGCAAGATACACTAACTCTTTCCAAAAGCAACCCCTGTTTAACTTCTCAATTCGCTGACGATTCTTACGGCCCCATTTTGCCTGGGCTGCCTGATGATGTGGCAAAATATTGCCTTGCACTTGTTCCTCGTTCTAACTTCCCAGCTATGGGTGGTGTCTCCAAGAAATGGAGGTCATTCATCCGAAGCAAAGAATTCATCACTGTAAGAAAACTAGCTGGGATGCTCGAAGAATGGCTCTATGTCTTGACTATGGATGCTGAAGGAAAGGGGAGCCACTGGGAAGTATTGGATTGTTTGGGACACAAACACCAGCTTCTCCCCCCAATGCCTGGCCCAGTTAAGACAGGATTTGAGGTGGTTGTTCTCAATGGAAAACTTCTTGTCATGGCTGGCTGTTCAGTTGTTGGTAGGACTGGCTCTGCCTCAGCAGACGTCTACCAGTATGATTCTTGCCTCAACAG TTGGAGCAAACTAGCAAACATGAATGTGGCTCGCTATGACTTCGCTTGTGCTGAAGTTAATGGCATGGTTTATGCTGTTGGTGGATATGGGGCAGACGGTGACAGTCTCTCCAGTGCAGAGATGTATGACGCTGATGCTGACAAATGGATCTTAATTGAAAGTCTCCGCCGCCCAAGGTACGGCTGCTTTGCATGTGGATTTGAGGGAAAACTCTATGTCATGGGTGGAAGGTCAAGTTTCACCATTGGAAACTCAAGGTTTGTTGACGTGTACAACCCTGAGAGGCACACCTGGTGTGAGATGAAGAACGGCCGTGTCATGGTCACAGCTCATGCCGTGCTGGGAAAGAAGCTCTTCTGTATGGAGTGGAAGAACCAGCGGAAACTCGCTATATTCAATCCAGAGGACAACTCATGGAAAATGGTACCAGTCCCATTAACTGGCAGCTCAAGCATTGGCTTCCGCTTTGGCATCCTGGAGGGTAAGCTTCTTCTCTTCTCACTAGAGGAGGATCCTGGCTATCGCACCCTGTTGTATGACCCGGATGCAGCCCCAGGCTCAGAATGGCAGACTTCTGAGATAAAGCCATCAGGTTCATGCTTATGCAGTGTGACAATCAAGGCATGA